One window of Dyadobacter sandarakinus genomic DNA carries:
- a CDS encoding arylsulfatase has translation MKLAAVWLGLLMAGHLHGQSLKPAQKAPNIIVILADDLGFSDLGCFGSEINTPHLDRLAREGMKLTSFYNSGRCCPSRAALLTGLYPHQAGIGDMVQDKGSPAYQGYLRESSATIAQLLKAAHYNTIVSGKWHVGLVPSALAHNRGFDRSFTMLNNGSSYFNSEPIYNDGRTVTFLLNGEKTERQDTSRYLTQAITDFAVKSLEELRSSPDPFFLYVTYTAPHWPIQALPEDIARYQGKYMQGWDALRRARFAKQKQLGIVDKSWQLSPRYSGGKEWEKLDASARDLWDTRMAIYAAMIDRMDRGIGDILMKLKDIGQDKNTLVIFVSDNGGSADTVKEWAYVRQKNGAPGSAASIDSYYPEWGNASNTPFSLFKKNTHEGGIASPFIAWFPGRIKAGNSGTQVGHLIDLMPTCLDWAGLSYPAELHGKKLTPLSGKSLKPVLTGSAATPARTLFWEHEGSRAMRSGDWKLVAEIHQPWELYNLKTDRTETRNLAGKYPGKVKELEIQYLKWAKEVGVVDWDLIK, from the coding sequence ATGAAATTAGCAGCTGTGTGGCTGGGCCTGCTGATGGCCGGGCACTTGCATGGACAATCCCTCAAGCCGGCTCAAAAGGCGCCGAACATCATCGTGATCCTGGCGGATGACCTCGGGTTTTCGGACCTGGGTTGTTTCGGGTCGGAGATCAATACGCCCCATCTCGACCGCCTTGCCAGGGAGGGGATGAAGCTTACCTCATTTTACAACAGCGGGCGATGCTGCCCGTCGCGGGCTGCACTGCTCACCGGTCTGTACCCGCACCAGGCGGGCATAGGCGATATGGTGCAGGACAAGGGATCGCCAGCCTACCAGGGGTACCTTCGTGAAAGCAGCGCCACCATTGCACAGCTTCTGAAAGCCGCCCATTACAATACCATTGTATCGGGCAAATGGCACGTGGGCCTGGTTCCTTCGGCCTTGGCGCACAACCGCGGTTTTGACAGATCATTTACCATGCTCAACAACGGCAGCAGCTACTTCAACTCGGAGCCGATTTATAACGATGGCAGGACAGTGACTTTCCTGTTGAATGGTGAGAAAACCGAGCGGCAGGATACTTCCCGGTATCTCACACAGGCGATTACGGACTTTGCAGTGAAATCACTGGAAGAGCTCCGGTCCAGCCCGGATCCTTTCTTTTTATATGTCACTTATACGGCCCCGCACTGGCCTATACAGGCGCTTCCGGAAGACATTGCACGTTATCAAGGCAAATACATGCAGGGCTGGGATGCATTGCGCCGGGCACGGTTTGCAAAACAAAAGCAGCTGGGTATCGTGGATAAAAGCTGGCAGCTGTCGCCACGGTACAGTGGGGGGAAGGAATGGGAAAAGCTGGATGCCTCAGCCCGCGACCTGTGGGATACGCGTATGGCCATTTACGCCGCCATGATCGACCGCATGGACCGGGGCATTGGCGACATTCTCATGAAATTAAAGGATATCGGACAGGATAAAAACACCCTTGTCATTTTTGTTTCTGATAATGGAGGCAGTGCGGATACGGTGAAGGAATGGGCGTATGTAAGACAAAAGAATGGCGCGCCCGGCTCGGCAGCTTCCATAGACAGCTATTATCCCGAGTGGGGCAATGCCAGCAATACGCCTTTCAGTCTTTTCAAAAAGAATACGCACGAAGGCGGCATTGCATCGCCTTTCATCGCCTGGTTTCCCGGCCGGATCAAAGCCGGAAATTCCGGCACGCAGGTAGGGCACCTGATCGATCTCATGCCGACATGCCTCGATTGGGCCGGCTTGTCATACCCGGCGGAACTGCATGGTAAAAAGCTGACGCCGCTTTCCGGAAAAAGTTTGAAACCGGTGCTGACCGGATCCGCCGCTACCCCGGCGCGTACCCTTTTCTGGGAGCATGAGGGAAGCCGTGCGATGCGCAGCGGCGACTGGAAGCTCGTAGCCGAAATCCATCAGCCCTGGGAGCTTTACAACCTGAAAACCGACCGCACCGAAACCCGGAACCTTGCAGGAAAATATCCCGGCAAAGTAAAGGAACTGGAAATACAGTATCTCAAATGGGCGAAGGAAGTAGGCGTAGTAGACTGGGACCTGATCAAATAA
- a CDS encoding TonB-dependent receptor domain-containing protein, producing MFLKNFFFLLLCGMVCLGSVQAQKTTAISGRVQDAATGQALAYCSVALCNPLDSSVVAGVLAQENGSFSFENPGEGPHYLLVQYVGYQRTLVPVSESPVLIGMQAVANALQEVVVQGARSTIENRADRQVYRADRFLGAQGGTALDVLKNTPSVSVNAEGDITMRGSNGFMVLLNGKPVQTNPSVLLNQLPANTIGNIEIITAPSARFDPDGKAGIINITTKKPAEGTSLVVNAQGGLPSVSDYGNLHKPLRFGGDFIYTIQSGKWEVSLSGNYLRNDIAGRRVGDVNTTIGSVFTSFPSEGERSFIRYNYTARAAVTFTADPQNIFSVGIYNGYRSQSRRADIVYQNTKTDLRTGEILGALTYFNSNIARKNTNITLANFDYTHNFGQKSSVTISALYEGADLKGLTTNLNLAEPARVTILQSTRNPATNPLDAFRIKADYNIRMGAGKLEAGYQYRDQLQKGIFNYLDLDLASGMFVRVPAFSSSTRVANRIHAVYTMYSGKLPRLEYAVGLRYEYAERVFAAEGIDRRELNLSNFFPSLNFQYKLTETWRLKAGYSKRVQRSTNSELNPFPEREHSETFESGDPNILPEFIDLYEAGVVRESGKGSAFANLYHQRIANVVNRVNSVFNDTIINRIYTNAGQALSWGAEAGGTANITRWWQLYAGANVYHYRIKGSLFERAVLVNAAGMVYTVNGNTTFRLSPSAQVQASVSYLSKRVTAQGRDSGFLTPGITAKKTFWSGRLSASLQWQNIDLGLLNSNKQRITTFGRDFFTTTNYIQETDIFLLNVTFNLNQFVKKAKLPGSEFGEREF from the coding sequence ATGTTCCTTAAAAACTTTTTCTTTCTGCTGCTTTGCGGCATGGTATGCCTGGGCTCGGTACAGGCGCAAAAAACAACAGCCATTTCCGGCCGCGTGCAAGACGCAGCTACCGGGCAGGCACTTGCATATTGTTCGGTAGCCCTGTGCAACCCGCTCGACTCGTCGGTGGTTGCAGGCGTGCTGGCGCAGGAAAACGGGTCTTTCAGTTTTGAAAATCCGGGTGAAGGTCCGCACTACCTGCTGGTACAATATGTAGGCTACCAGCGTACGCTTGTTCCGGTTTCCGAAAGTCCGGTGCTGATCGGGATGCAGGCGGTTGCAAATGCATTGCAGGAGGTGGTGGTCCAGGGAGCGCGGAGTACGATAGAAAACCGGGCTGATCGCCAGGTGTACCGTGCCGACCGTTTTCTTGGGGCGCAGGGAGGTACTGCGCTGGATGTTCTCAAAAACACACCGTCGGTGAGCGTGAATGCCGAAGGTGACATTACCATGCGGGGTTCAAATGGGTTTATGGTGCTGCTGAATGGAAAGCCCGTCCAGACAAACCCATCCGTACTCCTGAACCAGCTGCCTGCGAACACCATCGGCAACATTGAAATCATTACAGCACCTTCGGCGCGCTTTGACCCGGACGGAAAGGCCGGGATCATCAATATCACTACCAAAAAACCTGCCGAAGGTACTTCCCTGGTGGTCAATGCACAGGGCGGGCTGCCGTCCGTGAGCGACTACGGCAACCTGCACAAACCGCTGCGCTTCGGCGGAGACTTTATCTATACAATCCAGTCCGGAAAATGGGAGGTGAGCCTGAGCGGCAACTACCTGCGCAACGACATTGCGGGAAGAAGGGTCGGGGATGTCAATACCACCATCGGGTCTGTATTTACTTCTTTTCCCTCGGAAGGCGAGCGGAGCTTCATCCGGTATAACTATACGGCGCGTGCAGCGGTTACTTTCACGGCAGATCCGCAGAACATCTTCTCAGTGGGCATTTACAATGGGTACCGCAGCCAGTCACGACGGGCTGATATTGTTTATCAGAATACCAAAACAGACCTCCGCACAGGTGAAATCCTCGGTGCACTGACTTATTTTAACTCCAACATTGCACGCAAAAACACCAATATCACGCTGGCGAACTTTGACTATACGCACAATTTCGGCCAGAAATCGTCCGTAACTATATCGGCCCTGTACGAAGGTGCCGACCTGAAAGGATTGACAACCAACCTGAATCTGGCCGAACCTGCGCGGGTGACCATTCTGCAGAGTACCCGCAACCCTGCCACCAATCCCCTGGATGCGTTCCGGATCAAGGCGGACTACAACATCCGCATGGGTGCAGGAAAGCTGGAAGCAGGATACCAGTACCGCGACCAGCTTCAGAAGGGTATTTTCAATTATCTTGACCTGGACCTGGCGTCGGGTATGTTTGTGCGGGTCCCTGCATTCAGCAGCAGCACACGTGTTGCCAACCGCATTCATGCCGTATATACCATGTATTCAGGCAAATTGCCCCGGCTGGAATATGCAGTCGGCCTGCGTTACGAATATGCAGAGCGGGTATTTGCAGCTGAAGGCATTGACAGGCGTGAGCTGAATCTTTCCAATTTTTTCCCGTCACTGAATTTCCAGTACAAGCTGACTGAAACATGGCGATTGAAGGCCGGGTACAGCAAGCGTGTCCAGCGTTCCACCAACAGCGAACTGAATCCATTCCCGGAGCGGGAACATTCAGAAACCTTCGAGTCGGGCGATCCGAACATTCTGCCTGAGTTTATAGACCTGTATGAAGCAGGAGTCGTGCGGGAATCGGGGAAGGGAAGTGCATTTGCAAACCTCTACCATCAGCGGATCGCGAATGTGGTCAACCGTGTCAACAGTGTTTTCAATGATACCATCATCAACCGCATTTACACCAATGCGGGCCAGGCCCTTTCCTGGGGCGCCGAAGCTGGCGGCACGGCCAATATCACCCGGTGGTGGCAGCTTTATGCAGGAGCCAATGTCTATCATTACCGTATCAAGGGTTCGCTTTTCGAGCGGGCAGTGCTCGTCAATGCGGCGGGCATGGTGTATACGGTCAACGGAAATACGACCTTCCGGCTGTCTCCCTCCGCACAGGTGCAGGCTTCGGTCAGCTATCTTTCAAAGCGGGTCACGGCACAGGGTAGAGACTCGGGATTTCTTACGCCGGGAATAACGGCTAAAAAGACATTCTGGTCGGGCAGGCTTTCTGCATCCCTGCAGTGGCAGAATATAGACCTTGGACTATTGAACAGCAACAAGCAGCGCATCACTACATTCGGCCGCGATTTTTTTACAACTACTAATTATATCCAGGAGACAGACATCTTTTTGCTCAACGTTACTTTCAACCTGAATCAGTTCGTTAAAAAAGCAAAGTTACCCGGAAGCGAGTTTGGCGAGCGGGAGTTCTGA
- a CDS encoding DapH/DapD/GlmU-related protein: MISETGQTIFDRMQAGEVIRKEDPGYADFGSAVAQTIRLCVEMNAAAATTDEVRRRLSEITGREIDASTVIFPPFYTNFGRFTALGKNVFINHACSFLDLGGILIEDDVQIGPRVNITSENHPLDPGDRKALILKPVVIKRNAWIGAGATILPGVTVGENAVVAAGAVVSRDVPAGAVVAGVPAKVVKQLI; this comes from the coding sequence ATGATCAGTGAAACTGGCCAGACCATATTCGACCGGATGCAGGCCGGTGAGGTCATCAGAAAGGAAGATCCCGGGTATGCGGATTTCGGCAGCGCCGTCGCACAGACCATCCGGTTATGTGTCGAAATGAATGCAGCGGCCGCTACCACAGATGAGGTAAGACGGCGGCTCAGCGAGATTACCGGTCGTGAGATTGATGCGTCGACCGTCATTTTTCCTCCGTTTTACACTAATTTCGGCCGGTTTACTGCGCTGGGCAAAAATGTGTTCATCAATCATGCCTGCTCGTTCCTGGATCTGGGCGGCATTCTTATTGAAGACGATGTACAGATCGGGCCGCGGGTGAATATCACCTCGGAAAATCACCCCCTCGACCCTGGCGATAGGAAAGCTCTGATTCTCAAACCCGTCGTGATCAAGCGCAATGCATGGATCGGTGCGGGAGCTACGATTCTGCCGGGCGTGACCGTGGGTGAAAACGCAGTGGTGGCAGCCGGAGCCGTCGTGAGCCGGGATGTACCGGCGGGCGCAGTAGTTGCAGGTGTACCTGCCAAAGTGGTTAAACAGCTAATATGA
- a CDS encoding AI-2E family transporter: MIHSTPFYTRLAQVLISIICLVYIAIIGQTLLAPLIFALLFALLLLPFAGFLEYKFNFPRALSSMVALLTLIIAIAAIFTLLGSQLTALAQDWPAFKQQVLDTTIDLQKWIEVTFHVDSEEQMNYINDSASKAVNTGTSILGHTILSVSSILLFLLFIFLYTFFILLHRRLLLRFIVMVFDQQHSVVVYDIVSQIQYIVKKYIVGLFLQMLLVTGLSCIAFWLLGVKYGFLLGLITGILNLIPYIGILTALLLASLITFATAGTSQLVFVFIAIVAIHLVDSNYIMPKIVGSKVKINTLVALIGLVLGEMIWGITGMFLSIPVIAIFKVIFDRVQGLNPWGILLGEDDSHPASKPAIREVIEDEHNQGSTPAVR; this comes from the coding sequence ATGATTCACTCTACCCCTTTTTACACCCGGCTCGCTCAGGTTCTGATCAGCATAATTTGCCTGGTTTACATTGCAATCATTGGTCAGACGCTGCTCGCGCCCCTGATTTTTGCCCTTTTGTTCGCACTCCTGCTGCTGCCTTTTGCGGGTTTCCTGGAATACAAGTTCAATTTCCCGAGAGCATTATCCTCCATGGTAGCGCTCCTGACGCTGATTATAGCCATTGCGGCCATTTTCACGCTGCTGGGTTCACAGCTTACAGCCCTGGCGCAGGACTGGCCTGCATTCAAGCAGCAGGTGCTCGACACCACCATTGATCTTCAGAAATGGATCGAGGTTACCTTTCATGTGGACAGTGAGGAACAGATGAATTACATCAACGATTCGGCTTCGAAGGCAGTCAATACGGGTACAAGTATCCTGGGGCATACAATCCTTTCCGTTTCGTCCATTCTTCTTTTTCTCCTTTTTATTTTCCTGTACACGTTTTTTATCCTGCTGCACAGGCGCCTCCTGCTGCGGTTCATCGTCATGGTTTTCGATCAGCAGCACAGCGTAGTCGTGTATGACATCGTCAGTCAGATCCAGTACATCGTTAAAAAATACATCGTCGGGCTTTTTCTGCAGATGCTTCTCGTAACCGGACTTTCGTGTATTGCATTCTGGCTGCTGGGCGTGAAATACGGATTTCTGCTTGGACTGATTACCGGAATTCTGAACCTGATTCCCTACATAGGTATTCTGACGGCCCTGCTGCTGGCAAGTCTTATCACCTTCGCCACTGCCGGTACCAGCCAGCTGGTCTTTGTATTTATCGCCATTGTAGCCATCCACCTGGTCGACAGCAACTACATCATGCCCAAGATTGTAGGTTCCAAAGTGAAGATCAACACCCTGGTGGCGCTGATCGGACTGGTACTTGGGGAAATGATCTGGGGAATTACGGGTATGTTCCTGTCTATTCCGGTCATCGCCATTTTCAAAGTTATTTTCGACCGTGTCCAGGGGCTTAATCCATGGGGTATCCTGCTGGGCGAAGATGATAGTCATCCGGCTTCAAAACCCGCCATCCGCGAGGTAATCGAAGACGAGCACAACCAGGGGAGCACACCGGCGGTACGGTAG
- a CDS encoding cation:proton antiporter, whose product MPLLNIHVGSLPIEDPVLKFLLELIIILGAPLLLNKIKVPHLLGLLIAGALVGPNGLNLLSRDSSVVVTGTTGLLYIMFLAGLEIDMGDFRRNKWKSITFTVYTFAVPFLLGLIGGYYILHFSLLTSVLFASLFSSHTLISYPLVSKLGIAKNLSVNITVGGTMLTDVLSLLVLAVVVGMTQGEVDSAFWLRLGLSVVAFSLVVLFVFPIIGRWFFKKVDDKISQYIFVLVMIYLAAVLAELAGIEAIIGAFFAGLALNRLIPHTSALMNRVEFVGNAIFIPFFLISVGMLIDFTVFFRSLETLGVAAVMLVASIGGKYLAAVLTRKTFRLTKDEGTLIFGLSSASAAATLAAVMVGYNIIVSETATGESVRLLSEHVLNGSILLILISCTISSFVSMSSAERIAQVNKEATASGINPEVENILMAVNYEEIVEKIVNLGLLIKASHNDDRLFALNVINDEKNESSVKNAEKTLHIAVDTGAAADVKIQPLTRYDNDVATGISHVIKEQKITDLVIGIQPDKGFTPSFVYNLANGYLQNDNVNTLIYHAAQPISTVKKYIVLIPPKAEKEPGFFQALLRIWNIAKSSGASMAFHASEPVISIIERVVKRSGIELSLHPITKWRQAELAAAELATDEGLIIFMAKRGMTSYFPQLSLIPEFLNQHARENNFLLVYPFSQENPDEMEKRSVSNHDDFVEIGRMIGRIFPG is encoded by the coding sequence ATGCCGCTTTTGAACATACATGTCGGCAGCCTGCCCATTGAGGATCCTGTCCTGAAATTCCTGCTTGAACTGATTATCATCCTGGGTGCGCCGCTTTTGCTCAATAAAATCAAAGTACCCCACCTGCTCGGCCTGCTGATTGCGGGTGCGCTCGTGGGCCCCAACGGACTCAACCTGCTTTCCCGCGACAGCAGCGTAGTTGTTACCGGTACCACGGGATTGCTCTACATCATGTTCCTGGCCGGACTAGAAATTGATATGGGCGATTTCAGACGGAACAAATGGAAAAGTATCACATTTACGGTCTACACCTTTGCGGTTCCTTTCCTGCTGGGCCTGATCGGCGGTTATTACATACTGCACTTTTCCCTGCTTACCTCGGTACTTTTCGCAAGTCTTTTTTCATCCCATACGCTCATCTCCTACCCGCTTGTGAGCAAGCTGGGAATTGCCAAAAACCTGTCTGTGAACATCACGGTAGGCGGCACCATGCTCACAGACGTACTTTCGCTGCTTGTACTGGCGGTCGTGGTAGGTATGACGCAGGGCGAGGTGGATAGTGCGTTCTGGTTGCGGCTGGGACTTTCGGTAGTCGCTTTCAGCCTCGTCGTGCTGTTTGTTTTTCCCATTATCGGGCGGTGGTTTTTCAAGAAAGTCGATGACAAGATATCGCAGTACATCTTTGTGCTGGTGATGATCTACCTGGCTGCGGTACTGGCCGAGCTGGCCGGTATCGAGGCAATTATCGGAGCATTTTTTGCGGGACTTGCATTGAACCGCCTCATCCCGCATACCTCCGCACTGATGAACCGCGTGGAATTTGTGGGTAATGCCATTTTTATCCCTTTTTTCCTGATCAGCGTGGGCATGCTGATTGACTTTACCGTATTTTTCAGAAGCCTGGAAACCCTGGGAGTGGCCGCTGTGATGCTTGTCGCTTCCATCGGCGGCAAGTACCTGGCTGCCGTATTAACCCGGAAAACATTCAGGCTGACCAAAGATGAGGGTACGCTCATTTTCGGGCTGAGCTCTGCGTCCGCCGCGGCTACCCTCGCCGCCGTCATGGTAGGTTACAACATCATCGTTTCCGAAACTGCTACCGGTGAGTCGGTGCGTTTGCTGAGCGAGCACGTGCTGAACGGAAGTATTCTGCTTATCCTGATCTCCTGTACCATTTCATCTTTCGTTTCCATGTCGAGCGCCGAGCGTATTGCGCAGGTCAACAAGGAAGCCACAGCCTCAGGTATTAATCCGGAAGTCGAAAATATCCTGATGGCCGTCAACTATGAGGAAATTGTTGAAAAAATCGTAAACCTGGGCCTCCTGATCAAGGCGTCGCACAATGATGACCGGCTTTTTGCATTGAATGTCATTAATGATGAAAAAAATGAATCGTCTGTTAAAAATGCCGAAAAAACGCTCCATATCGCTGTGGACACCGGTGCGGCTGCCGACGTGAAGATCCAGCCGCTGACCAGGTACGACAACGATGTGGCCACCGGGATCAGCCATGTGATCAAAGAACAGAAGATCACGGACCTGGTGATCGGGATCCAGCCGGATAAAGGGTTCACTCCGTCATTTGTGTACAACCTGGCCAATGGTTACCTGCAGAATGACAATGTCAATACCCTCATATACCACGCGGCCCAGCCTATCTCGACGGTCAAGAAATACATCGTGCTCATTCCGCCTAAGGCAGAAAAAGAGCCCGGCTTCTTCCAGGCGCTGCTCCGCATCTGGAACATTGCCAAGTCGTCGGGTGCATCCATGGCATTTCACGCCAGCGAGCCGGTCATCAGTATCATTGAGCGGGTTGTCAAAAGGTCCGGCATTGAACTTTCCCTGCATCCGATTACCAAGTGGCGCCAGGCCGAGCTGGCGGCGGCTGAGCTTGCCACGGACGAGGGATTGATCATCTTTATGGCGAAACGCGGCATGACCTCCTACTTTCCCCAGCTGAGCCTCATCCCCGAATTCCTGAACCAGCATGCACGCGAAAACAACTTTTTGCTGGTATATCCCTTCTCACAAGAAAATCCGGATGAAATGGAAAAACGCTCTGTCAGCAACCACGACGATTTTGTGGAGATCGGGCGGATGATCGGGCGCATTTTCCCAGGTTAG
- a CDS encoding NAD(P)-dependent alcohol dehydrogenase, with protein MIETTNVQAYGTDAAEAPLNQRGIDRRKPTAHDVEIDILFCGVCHSDLHTAKNEWHGTQYPCVPGHEIVGKVISVGDHVSKFKVGDVVGVGCLVDSCRECQYCQEGLEQFCEPGATQTYNSPDKYLETPTFGGYSERVVVDENFVLHIPENLDLAATAPLLCAGITTYSPLRHWNVGPGKKVGIVGIGGLGHMGIKIAKAMGAEVVAFTTSESKFAEAKRLGADEVVLSKDEEQMAAYRGKLHFILDAVSAEHDINAYLGLLRVDGSLALVGAPEHPLPVAAFSLIVGRKSFAGSMIGGIAETQEMLDFCGEHNIVADIEMIDMQDINTAYERLLKGDVKYRFVIDMASLKS; from the coding sequence ATGATAGAAACAACAAACGTCCAGGCTTACGGAACAGACGCAGCCGAAGCTCCCCTGAACCAACGCGGTATCGACCGCAGAAAACCCACCGCGCACGATGTGGAAATCGACATCCTTTTTTGCGGGGTTTGTCATTCCGATCTGCATACCGCCAAAAATGAGTGGCACGGCACGCAGTATCCCTGCGTTCCGGGCCATGAAATCGTGGGCAAAGTCATCAGCGTGGGCGACCATGTAAGCAAGTTCAAGGTGGGCGACGTGGTGGGTGTAGGCTGCCTTGTAGACTCCTGCCGCGAGTGCCAGTACTGCCAGGAAGGCCTGGAACAGTTCTGCGAGCCGGGCGCCACCCAAACTTATAATTCGCCCGACAAATACCTCGAAACACCTACTTTCGGAGGTTACTCGGAACGGGTTGTGGTAGACGAAAACTTTGTCCTGCACATTCCTGAAAATCTCGACCTTGCTGCAACAGCTCCTTTATTGTGCGCAGGAATTACTACCTACTCCCCCCTCCGGCACTGGAATGTAGGTCCCGGCAAAAAGGTAGGGATCGTGGGCATCGGCGGACTGGGTCACATGGGCATCAAGATTGCCAAGGCGATGGGCGCCGAGGTAGTTGCATTTACAACTTCCGAATCCAAGTTTGCAGAAGCCAAGCGCCTCGGGGCGGATGAGGTTGTGCTCTCCAAGGACGAAGAACAAATGGCGGCTTACCGCGGCAAGCTGCATTTTATTCTTGATGCAGTTTCTGCCGAGCATGACATCAATGCTTACCTGGGCCTGCTTCGTGTAGACGGCTCCCTGGCACTGGTAGGCGCTCCCGAACATCCCCTGCCGGTAGCTGCATTCAGCCTGATCGTAGGCCGCAAAAGCTTTGCGGGTTCCATGATCGGCGGTATTGCTGAAACACAGGAAATGCTTGATTTCTGCGGTGAGCACAATATTGTTGCGGACATAGAGATGATCGACATGCAGGACATCAATACAGCTTATGAAAGACTGTTGAAAGGTGATGTCAAGTACCGCTTCGTAATTGATATGGCTTCGCTCAAAAGCTAA
- a CDS encoding ThuA domain-containing protein has protein sequence MRKKGRKWLLRILMIVIMLTGAARLFMYKIRNGFPVSYETDPPRTDFPKGKPAVLVFSKTTGYRHSGSIDAAKKVFQQLGNQHGWFVYETEEGGVFNPAQLRRFQVVIFNNCTGRLLNKQQQQAAMQYVTAGGVLMGIHGAGDFSHDDWPWYKTHLVGTEFSHHPLKPQLQAASVHRENAAAAALLTRIPATWTHTDEWYIYFSQPRNVHVLAYIDGTRIIPDGNLPLMGGKNFGMGMYHPVAWYRSVGKGKTFYTSMGHNAAVWKDSNFVQLLDNALQWSVKP, from the coding sequence ATGAGAAAAAAAGGAAGAAAATGGTTGCTGAGGATACTGATGATAGTCATCATGCTGACGGGAGCTGCCAGGCTGTTCATGTACAAGATCAGAAATGGCTTTCCCGTCAGCTATGAAACCGACCCGCCGCGCACTGACTTCCCGAAGGGAAAGCCGGCGGTTCTTGTGTTTTCAAAAACAACCGGGTACAGGCATTCCGGCTCCATTGATGCTGCGAAAAAAGTATTTCAGCAGTTAGGGAATCAGCATGGCTGGTTTGTTTATGAAACTGAAGAAGGCGGCGTCTTCAATCCTGCGCAGCTGAGGCGCTTTCAGGTGGTTATTTTCAATAACTGTACAGGAAGGTTACTGAACAAGCAGCAGCAGCAGGCAGCCATGCAGTATGTGACCGCAGGTGGCGTGCTGATGGGGATTCATGGTGCCGGAGACTTTTCGCATGATGACTGGCCCTGGTACAAAACGCACCTGGTAGGGACCGAATTCTCGCATCACCCGCTCAAACCGCAACTGCAGGCAGCCAGTGTACATCGGGAAAACGCTGCGGCTGCAGCTCTGCTGACCCGTATCCCTGCCACGTGGACACACACCGATGAATGGTACATTTACTTTTCCCAGCCCCGGAATGTACATGTTCTTGCATACATTGACGGCACCCGGATAATCCCTGATGGTAACCTGCCTTTGATGGGTGGTAAAAATTTCGGAATGGGCATGTACCATCCCGTAGCCTGGTACCGGAGCGTGGGCAAAGGCAAAACTTTTTACACCTCTATGGGCCATAACGCGGCCGTATGGAAGGACAGCAACTTTGTGCAGCTGCTCGACAATGCCCTTCAGTGGTCAGTGAAGCCGTAG
- a CDS encoding helix-turn-helix domain-containing protein — translation MQVPIKNKLDDRELFRIRRMKEVIKTTNPHGHKDYLEIIYLHEGAGTHQIDQFRFDVQPFSLYLILPGQIHQWELTAIPKGFVIMVQKDYLLDHPLYKQLFQTFPLPFPNRFLLDHVAPVITGIFRDIELEYEKKETNHQAVIQTYLLLLFNLLKREIKSSDLLTYPPVLARFFVLLDQHFKTNREVAWYASELGITPKTLNTTCKKYVGKTAGTVIDDKLTAQAKLELLYSFESLSGIADSLGFADASHFNKFFRKQTGVLPGEYRKGIS, via the coding sequence ATGCAGGTACCCATTAAAAACAAACTCGACGACCGGGAGCTTTTCAGGATCCGCAGGATGAAGGAGGTGATTAAAACCACCAACCCGCACGGACACAAGGATTATCTCGAAATTATCTATTTGCACGAAGGTGCCGGAACGCACCAGATCGATCAGTTCCGGTTTGATGTGCAGCCGTTCAGCCTTTACCTCATCCTGCCCGGCCAGATCCATCAGTGGGAGCTCACGGCCATCCCCAAAGGATTTGTCATTATGGTGCAAAAGGACTACCTGCTTGATCACCCGCTCTACAAACAGCTTTTTCAAACCTTCCCGCTGCCTTTTCCAAACCGGTTCCTGCTGGATCATGTAGCTCCGGTGATCACCGGTATTTTCAGGGATATTGAGCTTGAATATGAAAAGAAGGAAACCAATCACCAGGCCGTCATCCAGACTTACCTGCTCCTGCTCTTCAATCTCCTCAAACGCGAAATCAAAAGCAGCGATCTGCTGACGTACCCGCCCGTACTCGCCCGATTTTTCGTTTTGCTCGACCAGCATTTCAAAACCAACCGGGAAGTGGCCTGGTATGCCTCGGAGCTGGGCATAACTCCGAAAACGCTCAATACAACCTGCAAGAAGTATGTCGGGAAAACTGCAGGGACCGTCATCGACGACAAACTGACCGCCCAGGCTAAACTCGAGCTGCTTTACTCATTCGAAAGCCTCTCCGGGATAGCCGATTCCCTGGGCTTTGCCGATGCTTCGCACTTCAACAAGTTTTTCAGGAAACAAACCGGCGTGCTCCCGGGCGAGTACCGGAAAGGAATTTCCTGA